From Ipomoea triloba cultivar NCNSP0323 chromosome 5, ASM357664v1, the proteins below share one genomic window:
- the LOC116019039 gene encoding 40S ribosomal protein S19-2-like codes for MATARTVKDVSPHEFVKAYSAHLKRSGKMELPEWTDIVKTGRLKELAPYDPDWYYIRAASMARKIYLRGGLGVGAFQRIYGSNKRNGSCPRHFCKSSGAIARHILQQLQTMSIIEVDPRGGRRITSSGQRDLDQVAGRIVVVAP; via the exons ATGGCGACAGCGAGAACTGTGAAAGACGTTTCTCCTCACGAGTTCGTGAAGGCATACTCTGCTCACCTTAAGCGTTCTGGAAAG ATGGAACTTCCGGAGTGGACTGATATTGTGAAGACTGGTAGGTTGAAAGAACTTGCTCCATATGACCCTGATTGGTATTACATCAGAGCTG CTTCCATGGCTAGGAAGATTTACTTGAGGGGTGGCCTTGGAGTTGGTGCCTTCCAAAGGATTTATGGATCAAACAAGAGAAATGGAAGCTGCCCGCGCCACTTCTGCAAGAGCAGTGGTGCTATTGCCCGCCACATTTTGCAACAATTGCAGACAATGAGTATCATTGAAGTTGATCCAAGAGG TGGAAGGAGGATAACATCCAGCGGCCAACGCGATCTTGATCAAGTTGCTGGCCGAATTGTTGTTGTTGCACCTTGA
- the LOC116020075 gene encoding probable mitochondrial-processing peptidase subunit beta, mitochondrial yields MAIRHLLNLARRSRRTIASRCGKPYSSSSAAVAAAGNDTLAPSPPPPTAMIYDRLAESVKHKLKRLENPDSRFLQYNSPHPVLADHTAILTAPATRVTTLPNGLRVATESNLAAKTATVGVFIDAGSRFETEETNGTAHFLEHMIFKGTERRTARELEEEIENMGGHLNAYTSREQTTFYAKVLDKDIPRALDILADIIQNSKFDQKRIERERDVILREMEEVESQTEEVIFDHLHATAFQYTPLGRTILGPAQNIKTITKTHLKDYIMTHYTAPRMVVVASGPVKHEEFVDQVKKLFTNLSTDPTTASQLIAKGPSVFTGSEVRMIDDDIPLAQFAVAFEGASWTDPDSVALMVMQSMLGSWNKGAGGGKHMGSELAQRVSINEIAESMMAFNTNYKDTGLFGVYAVAKPDCLDDLAYSIMYETSKLCYRVSEADVTRARNQLKSSLLLHMDGTSPIAEDIGRQLLTYGRRIPFAELFARIDAVDASTIKRVANRFIFDRDVAISAVGPIQNLPDYNWFRRRTYMLRY; encoded by the exons ATGGCGATCCGGCACCTCCTAAATCTAGCCCGTCGGTCTAGGAGAACTATCGCTTCCCGATGCGGAAAGCCTTATTCCTCATCCTCCGCAGCCGTTGCAGCCGCCGGAAATGACACTCTGGCGCCGTCGCCGCCGCCTCCAACCGCCATGATCTACGATCGCCTAGCCGAATCCGTGAAACATAAACTGAAGCGGCTAGAAAACCCCGACTCGCGCTTTCTCCAATACAACTCCCCCCACCCAGTTTTGGCCGACCACACTGCAATCCTCACTGCCCCTGCTACCCGCGTCACCACTTTGCCGAACGGACTAAGAGTTGCCACCGAGTCCAACCTCGCCGCTAAAACTGCCACCGTCGGCGTGTTCATCGACGCCGGCTCTCGGTTCGAGACGGAGGAGACTAATGGCACCGCTCATTTCCTCGAGCACATGATCTTCAAGGGCACCGAGAGACGGACGGCTAGGGAGTTAGAGGAGGAGATTGAGAACATGGGAGGACATCTAAATGCATACACTTCCAGGGAGCAAACTACGTTCTATGCCAAAGTCTTGGATAAGGATATCCCTAGGGCTTTGGATATATTGGCGGATATTATTCAGAACTCGAAATTTGATCAGAAACGTATCGAAAGGGAGCGAGATGTAATTCTCAGGGAGATGGAGGAG GTGGAAAGTCAGACTGAGGAGGTTATTTTTGACCATCTTCATGCAACTGCCTTCCAGTACACCCCTCTCGGCAGAACAATTCTTGGACCTGCTCAGAATATTAAGACAATCACCAAAACGCATCTAAAAGACTACATCATGACACACTACACTGCTCCCCGAATG GTGGTTGTTGCCTCTGGTCCTGTTAAACATGAAGAGTTTGTTGATCAAGTTAAGAAACTGTTCACAAACCTGTCAACAGATCCAACTACTGCTTCACAGTTAATTGCCAAGGGACCTTCAGTCTTTACTGGCTCAGAG GTCAGGATGATTGATGATGACATTCCTTTGGCCCAATTTGCCGTTGCCTTCGAAGGTGCATCCTGGACAGATCCTGATTCCGTTGCTCTGATGGTTATGCAGTCCATGTTGGGATCATGGAATAAAGGTGCAGGTGGCGGGAAGCACATGGG TTCTGAGCTTGCACAAAGGGTTAGCATAAATGAAATTGCAGAAAGCATGATGGCATTCAATACCAACTACAAAGACACTGGTCTCTTTGGAGTCTATGCAGTTGCAAAG CCTGATTGCTTGGATGATCTGGCATATTCAATTATGTACGAAACTAGTAAGTTGTGCTATAGAGTTTCGGAGGCTGATGTGACTCGTGCACGTAACCAG TTGAAATCTTCTTTGCTGCTTCACATGGATGGAACCAGTCCTATTGCTGAAGATATTGGTCGTCAG CTTCTTACATATGGCCGAAGAATACCATTCGCTGAATTATTTGCTAGGATTGATGCTGTAGATGCAAGCACAATCAAACGTGTTGCAAACCGGTTTATATTTGATCGG GATGTTGCTATTTCAGCTGTGGGTCCTATCCAGAACTTACCCGATTACAACTGGTTCAGACGCAGAACCTACATGCTCCGCTACTAG
- the LOC116020443 gene encoding 4-coumarate--CoA ligase-like 1 codes for MGSNVGQTSTKQDDEHIFRSKYPPVQVPDDMTLPDFVLHNVELYADKVAIVDATTGKEFSYGQVARDVRRFAKALRSLGLRKGRLVVVVLPNVAEYPIIALGIMAAGGVLSGTNPTSHASELKKQVEVADAKLIVTDAPTYYKVKDLGLPVIVVDEERVQGTINWDELLEAADRASNDFAITEDEVVKQNDLCALPFSSGTTGMSKGVMLTHRNLVANLCSSLFSVGPEMIGQVIILGLIPFFHIYGLVGICCATMRNKGKVVAMRRYELRAFLDALITHEVNFAPIVPPIILGLVKNPIVDEFDLSKLKLKSIMTAAAPLAPEILNEFQKKFPGIQVQEAYGMTEHSCITLTHGDPRKGHGIAKKNSVGFILPNLEVKFIDPDSGLSLRRNTPGEICVRSQCVMKGYYNNEYETALTIDKDGWLHTGDIGYIDEDGDIFIVDRIKELIKFKGFQVAPAELEATLLSHPSVEDAAVVGLPDEEAGEVPAACVVLSAGAKDSVEDIMNYVASSVAHYKRVRVLHFVDAIPKSHSGKIMRRVIKDKMVQNLTTASSHDVLKKLLA; via the exons ATGGGCTCTAATGTAGGCCAAACCTCTACAAAACAAGATGATGAGCATATCTTCAGGAGCAAATATCCACCAGTACAAGTCCCTGATGACATGACACTGCCCGATTTTGTGCTTCATAACGTGGAGCTCTATGCTGATAAGGTGGCTATTGTGGATGCCACCACGGGGAAAGAGTTCTCGTATGGCCAAGTTGCGAGGGATGTCAGGAGGTTTGCTAAGGCGTTGAGGTCGCTGGGCCTGAGGAAGGGGAGACTGGTGGTCGTCGTGCTCCCAAACGTGGCTGAATATCCCATCATTGCACTGGGAATCATGGCTGCTGGTGGCGTCTTATCGGGCACTAACCCAACTTCCCATGCATCGGAGCTCAAGAAGCAAGTCGAAGTTGCAGATGCGAAGCTCATTGTCACTGATGCACCAACTTATTACAAG GTGAAAGATTTGGGACTTCCAGTAATAGTAGTAGACGAAGAACGTGTGCAGGGAACCATAAACTGGGATGAACTGCTGGAAGCTGCAGACCGTGCAAGCAATGATTTTGCCATCACCGAAGACGAGGTGGTGAAACAGAACGATCTGTGTGCCCTTCCTTTCTCCTCAGGCACAACTGGGATGTCAAAAGGGGTGATGCTAACCCACAGGAATCTGGTGGCTAATCTTTGCTCCTCACTCTTCAGCGTTGGACCGGAGATGATAGGGCAGGTGATCATACTCGGATTGATCCCATTTTTCCACATCTATGGGCTGGTTGGAATCTGCTGCGCAACCATGAGAAATAAGGGGAAAGTGGTGGCAATGCGTAGGTATGAACTCAGGGCGTTTCTTGATGCTCTCATCACCCATGAAGTCAATTTTGCACCCATTGTGCCACCCATCATTCTGGGGCTGGTCAAGAACCCTATTGTGGATGAATTTGATCTCTCCAAGCTCAAACTCAAATCCATCATGACAGCTGCAGCTCCCTTAGCACCCGAGATCCTCAATGAATTCCAGAAAAAATTCCCTGGCATTCAAGTCCAAGAG GCGTACGGGATGACTGAGCACAGCTGCATCACACTAACACATGGAGATCCAAGAAAGGGCCATGGCATTGCCAAGAAAAACTCAGTAGGCTTCATTCTTCCCAACCTGGAAGTGAAGTTCATTGATCCTGACTCTGGTTTATCTCTTCGAAGAAACACCCCAGGAGAGATTTGCGTCAGAAGCCAATGTGTTATGAAAG GCTACTACAATAACGAGTATGAGACTGCACTCACAATTGATAAGGATGGTTGGCTTCATACCGGGGACATTGGCTACATCGACGAGGATGGAGATATCTTCATTGTGGACCGGATCAAAGAGCTGATCAAGTTCAAGGGATTCCAG GTAGCTCCGGCTGAGTTAGAGGCCACACTTCTGAGTCATCCTTCAGTTGAAGATGCTGCTGTGGTCGG GTTACCTGATGAGGAAGCTGGGGAGGTGCCGGCGGCATGTGTGGTTTTGTCCGCTGGAGCAAAGGACAGCGTGGAAGACATCATGAACTACGTGGCATCTAGCGTCGCGCACTATAAGCGAGTCAGAGTTCTTCATTTTGTTGACGCCATTCCTAAATCACATTCCGGGAAGATCATGAGGAGGGTTATCAAGGACAAGATGGTGCAGAATCTTACCACTGCATCATCCCATGATGTCCTTAAAAAGCTATTGGCATGA
- the LOC116021296 gene encoding F-box protein At5g39250: protein MSCEEILKAVFPFLEGTDLATCMLVCKQWCEIAQDDYFWKCLCAKKWPSLCKRPSPPTVTYYKLFQTFYKHKNRRIILPPRLSFNELEFYIDIWADDKIIFSEVVPGPVLQKGTWIPPPGICDVLRFHLEGPEYKMTLPVEPRFTVPLSQTVSVSVLVGRKDKNKVACIINKSIFDYVDRTAYRALAYDYLEFSSPVCLFVSGIRAWISLLFMDHGTEGASDVVIDVFGIEMDFCDAANSEEEVLWLLDMLDWK from the coding sequence ATGTCGTGTGAAGAAATTTTGAAGGCTGTCTTCCCATTCTTGGAGGGCACTGACCTTGCTACATGTATGTTAGTTTGCAAACAGTGGTGCGAGATTGCACAAGATGATTACTTCTGGAAGTGTTTATGTGCAAAGAAGTGGCCATCTTTATGCAAACGTCCATCCCCACCCACTGTAACCTACTACAAATTATTCCAGACATTTTACAAGCACAAGAATCGCAGAATCATTCTCCCTCCTAGATTGTCTTTCAACGAATTGGAATTCTACATTGACATTTGGGCTGACGACAAGATAATATTCTCAGAAGTGGTGCCAGGACCTGTTCTCCAAAAGGGGACATGGATTCCGCCACCCGGTATCTGCGATGTGCTAAGGTTTCATCTGGAAGGGCCAGAATACAAGATGACTCTTCCTGTAGAGCCAAGGTTTACAGTCCCTTTGAGCCAGACAGTCAGTGTTTCTGTGCTTGTGGGGCGGAAAGATAAGAACAAAGTTGCTTGTATCATTAACAAATCCATTTTCGATTACGTAGACCGAACAGCATACCGGGCTCTGGCATACGACTATCTCGAGTTCTCCTCTCCAGTTTGCTTATTCGTGTCTGGCATTCGGGCATGGATATCCTTGCTCTTCATGGACCATGGAACCGAGGGGGCTAGCGATGTGGTTATTGATGTTTTTGGTATTGAAATGGATTTCTGTGATGCTGCCAATTCAGAAGAAGAGGTTCTGTGGCTACTTGACATGCTGGATTGGAAGTGA
- the LOC116020444 gene encoding uncharacterized protein LOC116020444 encodes MGLRLPWRPLLLPALTTXLTLAGLDDDDNTRQIGNVPVCATDDGLEFYAVGRLVTDKPVKLAFLRDTMASVWRPAFGMNVRELQPRRFLFRFFDDKDISRIFLFRFFDDKDISRIIEDGPWTYEQNLLILQRTNLDVDPDLVELDHAEFWIQVHGLPAGLRSEAVLNAVGGFIGRVVLMDERNFDGSMRIFFRIRIELEVTKPLKKGMRIKKDDGEWVRVEFKYERLPTFCFICGVLGHGDRFCHKRGHGVHAVTEKQYGPELRAGGRRNAPMRGQTWVAPETVVERREWAAPGARVQNDINGNSSQNILSNSLAMQVHDSFTETSHGKSVNHNESSSTKHMTTSRDSLASHEGIILLYDQKRKRAENEDNNTEAGEGNMDVDTIVSKNLSLAGAGVX; translated from the coding sequence ATGGGGCTGCGTCTGCCATGGCGACCCTTACTCTTGCCGGCCTTGACGACGNCCCTTACTCTTGCCGGCCTTGACGACGATGACAATACGCGTCAGATCGGTAACGTTCCTGTTTGTGCTACTGATGACGGATTAGAGTTTTATGCTGTCGGTCGGCTCGTGACGGACAAACCTGTAAAGTTGGCTTTTCTCCGGGATACTATGGCGTCTGTATGGCGGCCTGCGTTTGGTATGAATGTTAGAGAACTTCAGCCTAGGCGATTTCTCTTTCGTTTTTTTGATGACAAAGACATCTCCCGGATATTTCTCTTTCGTTTTTTTGATGACAAAGACATCTCCCGGATTATTGAGGATGGCCCGTGGACGTATGAACAGAATCTTCTAATCCTTCAACGTACCAATCTAGACGTCGATCCCGATTTGGTGGAGTTAGACCATGCAGAGTTCTGGATTCAGGTGCATGGCCTCCCTGCTGGATTGAGATCCGAAGCTGTACTAAATGCTGTAGGGGGCTTTATTGGTCGTGTGGTACTGATGGACGAACGGAACTTTGATGGTTCCATGAGAATCTTTTTTCGAATCCGGATCGAACTGGAGGTCACGAAGCCTTTGAAGAAGGGCATGAGGATTAAGAAAGATGATGGTGAATGGGTAAGGGTGGAATTTAAATATGAGCGTCTGCcaactttttgttttatttgtggtGTGCTTGGACACGGTGATCGCTTCTGCCATAAGAGAGGCCATGGAGTGCATGCGGTTACTGAGAAACAGTATGGCCCTGAACTGCGCGCTGGTGGTCGGCGCAATGCTCCCATGCGTGGCCAAACGTGGGTTGCGCCGGAGACAGTGGTTGAGCGCCGTGAGTGGGCGGCGCCGGGTGCTAGGGTTCAGAATGATATTAATGGTAATAGTTCTCAGAATATCCTTTCTAATTCACTTGCCATGCAGGTTCACGATTCTTTTACGGAGACCTCACATGGTAAGTCTGTTAACCATAATGAATCTTCCAGTACAAAGCACATGACTACCTCACGTGATAGTTTGGCTAGTCACGAAGGTATTATTTTACTTTACGACCAGAAGCGTAAGCGTGCAGAGAATGAAGATAATAACACCGAGGCTGGTGAAGGTAACATGGATGTTGATACTATTGTGTCAAAAAACTTGTCTTTGGCGGGAGCTGGTGTGGNCTGA